From Scatophagus argus isolate fScaArg1 chromosome 2, fScaArg1.pri, whole genome shotgun sequence, a single genomic window includes:
- the LOC124070809 gene encoding uncharacterized protein LOC124070809 isoform X1 produces MQVTGREKSVWIYILLFTSLQLWGRLSASTASPPLPAPELNFSMRSKDSLVLVCQAPEGHHGVLFMLYRFRENVDSQEPMSGAQKVYFIVKMKDSVDSDQRELYCCLYKNEEGHYSAFSPYLQLDHNADGTPTHSIPSFPPPVLSVQPSTGVVKHGDMLSFSCSVPSLLPQTQSQSTDNNKPVTFLLLRTAAGTEATSIIPQPQASQASDSEPQPGVFNVGPVKGGEEGEYTCLYQVTSNWGLVNSTVSNIVQITVTDMLPVPTLVLQQEAEVWHLLCTGSPAYPGAVFSLYLVKNELPVATHRATMIQHQAVFQVPVQDTLMALYQCEYSVLLGRKWSNSERSLPVAVTKGSSLAPSPGILIVSHNNASVMSADDSRVDWPLVLGSLSAVVLFVGSVGLVAVVVHRKVKAKAEERKKRQDAKFWTQVHAKDHVVDLTLRRRSFTSQEWASVDTTTETPSRSPLWNSLSTFTTPIHPIY; encoded by the exons ATGCAGGTCACTGGTCGAGAAAAATCTGTTTGGATATACATTCTCTTATTTACGTCTCTACAACTTTGGG GAAGACTATCAGCTTCCACTGCTTCCCCCCCTCTTCCGGCACCTGAACTTAACTTCTCTATGAGGTCAAAGGACTCACTGGTTCTGGTCTGTCAGGCCCCGGAGGGCCACCATGGGGTTCTGTTCATGTTGTACCGGTTCAgagaaaat GTGGACTCTCAGGAGCCGATGTCCGGTGCTCAGAAGGTCTACTTCATAGTGAAGATGAAGGATTCAGTGGATTCAGACCAACGTGAACTTTACTGCTGTCTGTATAAGAACGAGGAGGGTCACTACAGCGCCTTCAGTCCCTATTTGCAGCTGGACCACAATGCAG ACGGCACCCCGACTCACTCCATACCATCTTTCCCTCCTCCAGTCTTGTCTGTGCAACCCTCTACTGGTGTGGTAAAACATGGGGACATGTTGTCCTTCAGCTGCTCCGTCCCCTCCCTTCTGCCCCAGACTCAGTCCCAGTCTACTGATAACAACAAGCCAGTGACCTTCCTTTTGCTGAGGACTGCTGCAGGAACAGAAGCAACATCCATTATCCCACAACCTCAGGCCAGTCAGGCATCAGACTCGGAACCCCAGCCGGGAGTCTTCAACGTGGGGCCAGTGAAGGGAGGCGAGGAGGGCGAGTACACGTGCCTCTACCAGGTCACCAGTAACTGGGGCTTGGTTAATTCAACCGTCAGCAACATTGTTCAGATAACTGTCACAG ACATGTTGCCGGTGCCCACCCTTGTTCTACAGCAGGAGGCGGAGGTGTGGCATTTGCTCTGCACAGGGTCTCCTGCTTACCCCGGTGCTGTGTTCTCCCTCTACTTGGTTAAGAATGAACTTCCTGTAGCCACCCACCGTGCCACCATGATCCAGCATCAGGCTGTTTTTCAAGTGCCAGTCCAGGATACTCTAATGGCTTTATACCAGTGTGAGTACAGTGTCCTCCTGGGTAGGAAATGGAGCAACTCTGAGCGCAGTCTCCCTGTGGCAGTAACCAAAG GATCCTCCCTTGCACCATCACCAG GTATCCTCATTGTATCTCACAATAATGCCAGTGTGATGTCCGCAGATGACTCTCGTGTAGACTGGCCCCTTGTCCTGGGCTCCCTCTCTGCTGTGGTATTGTTTGTCGGCTCAGTGGGACTCGTGGCGGTGGTTGTGCACCGAAAAG taaaagcaaaagccgaggaaaggaagaaaag ACAGGATGCAAAGTTCTGGACTCAAGTTCACGCTAAAGACCATGTTGTTG accTTACACTCAGACGTAGAAGCTTCACCTCTCAG GAATGGGCCAGTGTGGACACAACTACAGAAACACCCTCCAGATCCCCTTTATGGAACTCGCTGTCCACATTCACAACCCCCATCCATCCGATCTATTAG
- the LOC124070809 gene encoding uncharacterized protein LOC124070809 isoform X2 codes for MQVTGREKSVWIYILLFTSLQLWGRLSASTASPPLPAPELNFSMRSKDSLVLVCQAPEGHHGVLFMLYRFRENVDSQEPMSGAQKVYFIVKMKDSVDSDQRELYCCLYKNEEGHYSAFSPYLQLDHNADGTPTHSIPSFPPPVLSVQPSTGVVKHGDMLSFSCSVPSLLPQTQSQSTDNNKPVTFLLLRTAAGTEATSIIPQPQASQASDSEPQPGVFNVGPVKGGEEGEYTCLYQVTSNWGLVNSTVSNIVQITVTDMLPVPTLVLQQEAEVWHLLCTGSPAYPGAVFSLYLVKNELPVATHRATMIQHQAVFQVPVQDTLMALYQCEYSVLLGRKWSNSERSLPVAVTKGSSLAPSPDDSRVDWPLVLGSLSAVVLFVGSVGLVAVVVHRKVKAKAEERKKRQDAKFWTQVHAKDHVVDLTLRRRSFTSQEWASVDTTTETPSRSPLWNSLSTFTTPIHPIY; via the exons ATGCAGGTCACTGGTCGAGAAAAATCTGTTTGGATATACATTCTCTTATTTACGTCTCTACAACTTTGGG GAAGACTATCAGCTTCCACTGCTTCCCCCCCTCTTCCGGCACCTGAACTTAACTTCTCTATGAGGTCAAAGGACTCACTGGTTCTGGTCTGTCAGGCCCCGGAGGGCCACCATGGGGTTCTGTTCATGTTGTACCGGTTCAgagaaaat GTGGACTCTCAGGAGCCGATGTCCGGTGCTCAGAAGGTCTACTTCATAGTGAAGATGAAGGATTCAGTGGATTCAGACCAACGTGAACTTTACTGCTGTCTGTATAAGAACGAGGAGGGTCACTACAGCGCCTTCAGTCCCTATTTGCAGCTGGACCACAATGCAG ACGGCACCCCGACTCACTCCATACCATCTTTCCCTCCTCCAGTCTTGTCTGTGCAACCCTCTACTGGTGTGGTAAAACATGGGGACATGTTGTCCTTCAGCTGCTCCGTCCCCTCCCTTCTGCCCCAGACTCAGTCCCAGTCTACTGATAACAACAAGCCAGTGACCTTCCTTTTGCTGAGGACTGCTGCAGGAACAGAAGCAACATCCATTATCCCACAACCTCAGGCCAGTCAGGCATCAGACTCGGAACCCCAGCCGGGAGTCTTCAACGTGGGGCCAGTGAAGGGAGGCGAGGAGGGCGAGTACACGTGCCTCTACCAGGTCACCAGTAACTGGGGCTTGGTTAATTCAACCGTCAGCAACATTGTTCAGATAACTGTCACAG ACATGTTGCCGGTGCCCACCCTTGTTCTACAGCAGGAGGCGGAGGTGTGGCATTTGCTCTGCACAGGGTCTCCTGCTTACCCCGGTGCTGTGTTCTCCCTCTACTTGGTTAAGAATGAACTTCCTGTAGCCACCCACCGTGCCACCATGATCCAGCATCAGGCTGTTTTTCAAGTGCCAGTCCAGGATACTCTAATGGCTTTATACCAGTGTGAGTACAGTGTCCTCCTGGGTAGGAAATGGAGCAACTCTGAGCGCAGTCTCCCTGTGGCAGTAACCAAAG GATCCTCCCTTGCACCATCACCAG ATGACTCTCGTGTAGACTGGCCCCTTGTCCTGGGCTCCCTCTCTGCTGTGGTATTGTTTGTCGGCTCAGTGGGACTCGTGGCGGTGGTTGTGCACCGAAAAG taaaagcaaaagccgaggaaaggaagaaaag ACAGGATGCAAAGTTCTGGACTCAAGTTCACGCTAAAGACCATGTTGTTG accTTACACTCAGACGTAGAAGCTTCACCTCTCAG GAATGGGCCAGTGTGGACACAACTACAGAAACACCCTCCAGATCCCCTTTATGGAACTCGCTGTCCACATTCACAACCCCCATCCATCCGATCTATTAG
- the misp3 gene encoding uncharacterized protein misp3: MASKDPVTSLDQWVGESWAQGEVGATLSYNFLLQDKKAPRAEPEEDIDVLEPEAHNKTLPENQTLSRTEIADATKLENQKSTRISLCTPRESVTELEQDDHLSEALKAQEESEEYIDLLEDASLPPPPFSALSREECFETEGFSSLEREVAEWISDGEMISRSTEDLPSPDVLNIQEQPQTPPLAALFDREVNSALEEMTGDNMAEEVNVTEFNFSPDGKSERINSLSGASVAEINSIHDSPADRNNSDDVFTVSSPPFADESEEEEEVSSNITSCQQQCSSLDIRNEPFQPSYSANISVSAEKTSAQPAVPSAKQQTELLTQSQPEPAPRGANQEVEQQVLSQGSPPLSTVAMELSNQGGAASQGSGCVVVVRERHSRAGERTVGESEQTGGEEGQKEGGLERYKALEQRHCGRLLKVSKTVQTQELKTELYRFISSKHTKMESDLFDDSQSDSGVSADFSPCSTLEGNTTVSPGTPAAPPKETPIEREIRRAIEREHSLRRARGLPNLPISPEYVEIPLRKTVLCQSVTANSERCQGKERQFAGKKMQHEIYEDVQRELDLVKLGTVPGVYDKGTIRQLKERKQLFEVFQKPSDSTSAVSTRNKAISWSSASDISTLDNHEDISSQASTLGGPHVERSLTQSPNSVKGSDSTTLTPRGPSFPEGTGPVIILENNLSIPTQKLYHAKPEEDPITAVNFESSNISSSRTEGHVGIKGREWEEEEEEEEETEVAPKENPFFKLRSSANLVKVEQDIREAQKREKELHKQRISLYGSKGGSKGGGVRGGGGGGRPASLEGKNPTLSSSSLNGLTMPGSPSKGATEPPAARQSAGKFGMWPPAQAEEEINQPEVVHSPRTPRQKTPLVQLWESGLVNGHNKEDN, from the exons ATGGCATCAAAGGATCCTGTCACCTCACTAGACCAGTGGGTTGGTGAGTCTTGGGCACAAGGTGAAGTGGGTGCAACCTTGAGCTATAACTTCCTTCTACAAGACAAAAAGGCTCCCAGGGCGGAACCTGAGGAGGACATAGACGTCCTGGAGCCTGAAGCTCACAACAAAACTCTGCCAGAGAACCAAACACTCTCAAGAACTGAAATAGCTGATGCAACCAAATTGGAAAATCAGAAGTCAACAAGAATTAGTCTGTGCACCCCCAGGGAGAGTGTGACAGAATTAGAACAAGACGACCATCTATCAGAAGCTTTAAAGGCTCAAGAGGAATCTGAAGAGTACATTGATCTACTTGAGGATGcttccctgcctcctcctcccttcagtGCTTTATCAAGAGAAGAATGCTTTGAGACAGAGGGATTTTCCAGTCTCGAGAGGGAGGTGGCTGAGTGGATCAGTGATGGTGAGATGATCTCACGCTCAACTGAAGACCTTCCGTCTCCAGATGTCTTGAATATTCAAGAACAGCCACAGACACCTCCTCTTGCTGCGTTGTTTGATAGAGAGGTAAATTCAGCACTTGAGGAGATGACAGGAGATAATATGGCAGAAGAGGTGAATGTAACAGAGTTTAACTTCTCACCAGATGGTAAGAGTGAAAGAATAAATAGCTTGTCAGGGGCGTCAGTTGCTGAAATAAATTCAATTCATGATTCCCCCGCTGACAGAAACAACTCAGATGATGTATTTACTGTGTCTTCCCCTCCTTTTGCTGATGaaagtgaggaagaagaggaagtgagcAGCAATATTACGTCTTGTCAGCAGCAATGTTCTTCACTAGATATCAGAAACGAGCCTTTCCAACCGTCATATTCTGCCAACATTTCAGTTTCTGCTGAAAAAACCTCAGCTCAGCCTGCAGTTCCCTCAGCCAAACAGCAGACTGAGCTGTTGACCCAGAGCCAGCCTGAGCCTGCCCCCAGGGGAGCAAACCAGGAAGTTGAACAACAGGTGCTCAGCCAGGGTTCTCCACCTTTGTCGACCGTTGCCATGGAGCTGTCCAATCAGGGCGGGGCAGCTTCTCAAGGCTCTGGTTGTGTGGTAGTTGTGAGAGAAAGGCACAGCAGGGCGGGGGAAAGGACAGTGGGAGAAAGCGAGCAAACAGGTGGAGAGGAAGGGCAGAAAGAGGGTGGACTTGAAAGGTACAAGGCACTTGAGCAGCGACACTGTGGAAGACTGTTAAAAGTTTCCAAAACAGTCCAAACACAAGAGCTTAAGACAGAATTATACAGATTTATATCTTCCAAACACACCAAGATGGAGAGTGACTTGTTTGATGACAGCCAGAGCGACAGTGGAGTTTCAGCAGACTTCTCCCCATGCAGCACTCTGGAGGGCAACACTACCGTCTCTCCAGGCACTCCGGCAGCTCCACCTAAAGAGACTCCCATTGAACGGGAGATCCGACGGGCTATTGAGCGTGAACACAGCCTGAGAAGGGCCAGAGGGCTTCCGAATCTACCCATTTCACCTGAGTATGTAGAAATCCCTTTAAGGAAAACTGTTCTCTGCCAGTCAGTAACTGCAAATTCTGAGAGGTGTCAAGGCAAGGAGAGGCAGTTTGCTGGCAAAAAGATGCAGCATGAGATCTACGAGGATGTCCAGAGGGAACTGGATCTGGTCAAGCTTGGAACAGTCCCAGGTGTCTATGACAAAGGCACCATACGCCAactcaaagagagaaaacagctttttGAGGTCTTTCAGAAACCCAGTGACTCAACTTCAGCTGTATCGACCAGGAATAAGGCCATATCCTGGTCTTCTGCCAGTGACATTTCGACCTTAGACAACCATGAGGACATCTCATCTCAGGCATCCACCTTAGGAGGCCCACATGTAGAGAGAAGCCTCACACAAAGTCCAAATTCAGTGAAAGGAAGTGATTCCACAACTCTGACTCCCCGAGGACCAAGTTTCCCTGAGGGAACAGGTCCAGTCATCATCCTAGAGAACAACCTGAGTATCCCAACACAGAAGCTCTACCATGCCAAACCAGAGGAAGATCCCATCACTGCAGTCAACTTTGAAAGTTCTAACATCTCATCTTCCAGGACAGAAGGACATGTTGGGATTAAAGGAAGAGagtgggaagaggaggaggaggaggaagaagaaacagaggTGGCACCCAAAGAGAACCCCTTTTTCAAGCTGCGCTCCTCAGCCAATCTAGTCAAAGTTGAGCAGGACATCCGGGAGGCtcagaagagggagaaggaacTTCATAAGCAGAGAATCAGTCTGTATGGGAGCAAGGGAGGTTCAAAAGGAGGGggtgtgagaggaggaggaggaggaggaagaccaGCCAGCTTAGAAGGAAAGAATCccactttgtcttcttcttcactgaatGGACTGACTATGCCTGGCTCACCATCCAAAGGAGCAACTGAACCTCCAGCAG cacGCCAGTCAGCTGGCAAGTTTGGCATGTGGCCCCCGGctcaggctgaggaggagattAACCAGCCAGAG GTTGTCCACAGTCCCCGTACCCCCAGACAGAAGACACCTCTGGTGCAACTCTGGGAGTCAGGTCTGGTCAACGGACACAACAAGGAAGACAACTGA